One Nematostella vectensis chromosome 10, jaNemVect1.1, whole genome shotgun sequence genomic window carries:
- the LOC116604679 gene encoding nucleolar and coiled-body phosphoprotein 1 isoform X2: MAEGSSSPTGLKSSLSANDIDKPLKKPGKLSLEFLSKFESDPALPSGAEGGLAPGSSGDVSRSTENVKTKTSHVRISLPEKDMSSQEEVMSEDEQDDKHEKKRRSRWKLPSWKRVRKFFSRKKNPKRTKSCEDLPEETYKPIGAAIGERSGASNLRYRAKSDPMLGSEVKKRPASVAVASVHKTEVARTVSMPPPVFKKPDSLLKELKNRQGGSHENMQEEEGLEVQRGPTKAASLPTLYSPVYGSFETLSGGAEGAVDFDTRANTSVEKLQAAHDKIKVKPKHRRPPSRVRTSSQVSTEPPIKKDPTHHKRSTTLPKDLKVHTTAQEKKSVAEDTILEGSEEGSSESSPSSVSSPINKKSTERKEDVMGEIMSDVDRILSETRNPPKLAVSKATFSRQSTEKKERSDSLRVEKKTTDAAKATENTKTPPPTTEKPHQGLEPTTSSSASTEKPIKAKTPPPVSKKQPSPKLSEKRISSLGSLKSAKINHESQDGENIDGPHKTETPAFKKQTSEHLSSSEKRFQNLKSADNGKDEIQKVVLRKVERSHSKKEEDSKSTDTVKEESFNVKTLKQSLKEKDMSLEGEDTNESDKITEMRKDNKFDSKETSEGKKIASKPVIRRGQSWSVKIATHSQESVLILDQSKNELNKSKSGQTPPPPAKIEAVKQQEVRGRTKSWCVPPSNRDTNDNKDEKPPMEDAGKSTPPAKDFVVATDQPAWIAMANRKSKRASQILQDGNTTSEQDSGEIQHS; this comes from the exons ATGGCTGAAGGATCTTCCAGCCCAACTGGATTAAAGTCTTCACTTTCAGCTAATG aTATTGACAAACCACTCAAAAAGCCTGGCAAGCTGTCCTTAGAATTTCTCAGTAAGTTTGAATCTGATCCAGCATTGCCCTCAGGAGCTGAGGGAGGTTTGGCACCAGGCTCCAGTGGTGATGTATCCAGATCAACTGAGAATGTAAAGACCAAGACATCTCACGTTCGTATTTCGCTCCCTGAGAAAGACATGAGTAGTCAAGAGGAAGTTATGTCTGAAGATGAGCAAGATGACAAGCATGAGAAAAAAAGACGTTCAAGGTGGAAGCTTCCAAGTTGGAAGAGGGTGAGGAAATTCTTCAGccgtaaaaaaaatcccaaaagaaCAAAGTCCTGTGAAGATCTACCAGAGGAGACATACAAACCGATTGGAGCAGCCATTGGAGAGAGATCAGGGGCCAGCAACCTTCGCTACAGAGCCAAATCAGACCCGATGCTAGGGTCTGAAGTAAAGAAAAGACCTGCTAGTGTGGCTGTTGCTTCAGTGCATAAAACAGAAGTAGCACGTACTGTTAGTATGCCTCCTCCCGTTTTTAAG AAACCAGATAGCCTGTTGAAGGAGCTTAAAAATCGACAAGGTGGCAGCCATGAAAACATGCAGGAGGAGGAGGGGCTAGAGGTGCAGAGGGGACCTACCAAAGCGGCCTCCCTCCCTACACTGTACTCACCAGTATATGGTTCATTTGAGACTCTTAGTGGTGGAGCGGAAG GTGCTGTGGACTTTGATACGCGCGCCAACACAtctgtagaaaaactacaaGCAGCTCATGATAAAATCAAAGTAAAGCCCAAACATCGACGCCCCCCTTCACGTGTTAGGACCTCATCACAAGTCTCAACAGAGCCCCCTATCAAAAAGGATCCTACCCACCACAAGAGATCAACAACGTTGCCTAAAGACCTAAAAGTGCACACAACCGCACAGGAAAAGAAAAGTGTGGCCGAAGATACGATATTGGAAGGAAGCGAGGAAGGTTCCTCGGAAAGTTCGCCATCCTCGGTCAGTTCgccaataaataaaaagagcaCAGAGCGAAAGGAAGATGTGATGGGTGAGATTATGTCTGATGTTGATAGAATCTTGTCAGAGACGAGAAATCCCCCAAAACTTGCAGTTTCAAAGGCAACTTTTTCTCGACAGTCAactgagaaaaaagaaaggtctGATTCGCTCCGCGTTGAAAAGAAGACAACAGACGCTGCGAAGGCtactgaaaatacaaaaacaccacCACCTACAACTGAAAAACCCCATCAAGGTTTAGAACCCACCACATCATCCAGCGCATCAACTGAAAAGCCTATTAAAGCAAAGACGCCTCCCCCCGTATCGAAAAAACAACCATCGCCTAAATTATCTGAGAAAAGAATAAGTTCTTTGGGGAGCTTAAAATCTGCTAAAATCAACCATGAATCTCAGGATGGAGAAAACATCGATGGCCCACACAAAACAGAAACGCCGGCTTTTAAGAAACAGACCTCTGAACACCTTTCATCATCAGAGAAAAGATttcagaacttaaagtcagctGATAATGGAAAAGACGAAATCCAAAAAGTTGTACTTCGAAAAGTTGAGCGAAGTCATTCAAAGAAAGAGGAGGACAGTAAGTCTACCGACACTGTCAAGGAGGAGAGTTTTAATGTAAAAACActcaaacaaagtttaaagGAAAAAGATATGAGCCTCGAGGGTGAGGATACAAATGAGTCAGACAAAATCACCGAGATGCGCAAAGATAATAAGTTTGATTCCAAAGAAACGAGCGAGGGTAAAAAGATCGCTTCTAAGCCTGTCATCAGACGAGGCCAATCTTGGAGTGTGAAGATCGCCACCCATTCCCAAGAGTCAGTTCTCATCCTTGATCAGTCTAAAAACGAGCTGAATAAGAGCAAATCTGGGCAAACTCCACCCCCGCCCGCAAAAATCGAGGCTGTAAAGCAACAGGAAGTTCGGGGACGAACGAAGTCGTGGTGTGTTCCACCAAGTAACAGGGACACAAATGACAACAAGGACGAAAAGCCACCCATGGAGGATGCTGGGAAATCTACACCGCCCGCTAAGGATTTCGTGGTAGCGACTGACCAGCCTGCTTGGATCGCTATGGCCAATAGAAAGTCAAAGCGGGCTTCACAGA